A genomic segment from Anas acuta chromosome 29, bAnaAcu1.1, whole genome shotgun sequence encodes:
- the MIP gene encoding lens fiber major intrinsic protein: MRELRSSSFWRAVLAEFLGSLLYALLGLGASLRWAPGPHGVLGAALAFGLAQATLVQALGHVSGGHINPAITLAFLLASQLSLPRALGYLLAQLLGALAGAGVLYGVTPAPVRGTLGLSALHPSVGPGQGTVVELLLTAQFILCVFASFDDRHDGRPGSAALPVGFSLALGHLFGIHYTGAGMNPARSFAPAVITRNFTNHWVYWAGPLLGAVLAALLYEFALCPRPRSLAERLAVLKGEPPAAEPPPEPPAEPLELKTQGL, translated from the exons ATGCGGGAGCTGCGCTCGTCCTCCTTCTGGAGGGCCGTCCTGGCCGAGTTCCTGGGCAGCCTCCTCTatgccctgctggggctgggggcttcgCTGCGCTGGGCCCCGGGCCCCCACGGTGTCCTGGGGGCCGCCCTGGCCTTCGGGCTGGCCCAGGCCACCCTGGTGCAGGCGCTGGGGCACGTCAGCGGGGGGCACATCAACCCCGCCATCACGCTGGCCTTCCTGCTGGCCTcgcagctctccctgccccgCGCCCTGGGCTACCTCCTGGCCCAGCTGCTGGGCGCCCTGGCCGGGGCCGGCGTCCTCTATGGGGTGACACCGGCCCCTGTGCGCGGCACCCTCGGCCTCAGCGCG CTGCACCCCAGCGTGGGCCCGGGCCAGGGCACGgtggtggagctgctgctgaccGCCCAGTTCATCCTCTGCGTCTTCGCCAGCTTCGACGACCGCCACGACGGGCGCCCGGGCTCGGCCGCGCTGCCCGTCGGCTTCTCCCTCGCCCTCGGCCACCTCTTCGGG atCCACTACACGGGTGCCGGCATGAACCCCGCGCGGTCCTTTGCCCCCGCCGTCATCACCCGCAACTTCACCAACCACTGG GTGTACTGGGCCGGCCCGCTGCTGGGCGCCGTGCTGGCCGCGCTGCTCTACGAGTTCGCGCTGTGCCCGCGGCCGCGCAGCCTGGCCGAGCGCCTGGCCGTCCTCAA